One genomic region from Bradyrhizobium icense encodes:
- a CDS encoding TolC family outer membrane protein: protein MRGVKAFAGAAASALLLVCMGSTPVLADTIEAALVRAYQNNPQLNAQRAQVRVTDENVPQALSGYRPRVAVTASAGVQYTDTLSTQGGDETRLVKTPIVGANAPRSIGGTVTQTLFNGQQTANRTRAAEGQVSGAREALRALEQTVLLSAATIYMDYLRDSAIVEVQKSNVRVLEQTLKQTRDRFNVGEVTRTDVAQSEAQLAAGKTQLLTAEANLNTTRSNFRRIIGSEPVALAPGSPVDRFLPSTLPAAVELGLIQNPNVTAAMFGIDVSYLQVKVAEGALLPTVTVQAAVQQSYEQSLIQFRSFGASVTTQLSVPIYQGGAEYSLIRQSKETVAQQRLVLDQTRDQTRANVVTAWGQLVAGKAQVASAQAQVQASEIALNGVREEAKAGQRTTLDVLNAQQALVNARVALVTAQHDRVVASYSVLNTIGRLSPQVLNLPTTVYDPSVHYHQVRDSWAGVRTPDGR from the coding sequence ATGCGTGGGGTGAAGGCATTTGCCGGGGCTGCAGCTTCGGCCCTTCTATTAGTATGCATGGGCTCGACGCCCGTTTTGGCCGACACGATTGAGGCGGCCCTGGTGCGCGCCTATCAGAACAATCCGCAGCTCAATGCACAGCGCGCGCAGGTGCGCGTCACCGACGAGAACGTGCCGCAGGCGCTGTCGGGCTACCGCCCGAGAGTCGCGGTCACGGCGAGCGCGGGCGTCCAATATACGGATACGCTGAGCACGCAGGGTGGTGACGAAACCAGGCTCGTGAAAACTCCTATTGTCGGCGCCAATGCGCCGCGCAGCATCGGTGGGACCGTCACGCAGACGCTGTTCAACGGCCAGCAGACCGCAAACAGGACCCGGGCCGCGGAGGGCCAGGTTTCCGGCGCACGCGAAGCGCTGCGGGCGCTCGAGCAGACCGTGTTGCTCAGTGCCGCGACGATCTACATGGACTATCTGCGCGATTCCGCCATCGTCGAGGTGCAGAAGAGCAACGTTCGCGTGCTCGAGCAGACGCTGAAACAGACCCGCGACCGGTTCAATGTCGGCGAAGTGACGCGCACCGACGTGGCGCAGTCGGAGGCGCAGCTTGCTGCCGGCAAGACTCAATTGTTGACCGCGGAAGCCAACCTGAACACGACGCGGTCGAACTTCCGTCGCATCATCGGCAGCGAGCCGGTGGCGCTGGCGCCGGGCTCGCCAGTCGACCGCTTCCTGCCGTCGACGCTGCCGGCCGCCGTCGAGCTCGGCCTGATCCAAAACCCGAACGTCACCGCGGCGATGTTCGGCATCGACGTCAGCTATCTCCAGGTCAAGGTCGCCGAAGGCGCGCTGCTGCCGACCGTCACAGTGCAGGCCGCGGTGCAGCAGTCCTATGAGCAGAGCCTGATCCAGTTCCGCTCGTTCGGCGCCTCCGTGACCACGCAGCTCTCGGTGCCGATCTATCAGGGCGGTGCCGAATATTCGCTGATCCGGCAGTCCAAGGAAACGGTGGCGCAGCAGCGCCTCGTTCTCGACCAGACCCGCGACCAGACCCGTGCCAACGTGGTCACGGCATGGGGGCAGCTCGTTGCCGGCAAAGCGCAGGTCGCCTCCGCCCAGGCGCAGGTGCAGGCGTCGGAAATCGCGCTTAACGGCGTGCGCGAGGAAGCCAAGGCCGGACAGCGCACCACGCTCGACGTGCTCAACGCGCAGCAGGCGCTGGTCAATGCGCGCGTCGCGCTCGTCACCGCGCAGCATGACCGCGTGGTGGCGTCGTACTCCGTGCTGAACACGATCGGCCGTCTGTCGCCGCAGGTGCTCAACCTGCCCACGACGGTTTATGACCCGAGCGTGCACTATCATCAGGTACGCGATAGCTGGGCCGGCGTTCGTACACCCGACGGCCGCTGA
- a CDS encoding SRPBCC family protein: protein MSPKPTGHVHGNDLILTRTFRAPIDDVWTSVTKSENTARWFGNWEGDAGPGKIVRLQLVHEKGQPWTNVTIEECEAPRRLVVMMKDDYGEWRIELTLTQMDDTTEMRFVQHLSDRKLAGDVGPGWEYYLDMLVAAREGKALPSFEDYYPAQKAHYLDGA, encoded by the coding sequence ATGAGCCCCAAGCCCACCGGCCACGTTCATGGCAACGACCTGATCCTCACGCGCACGTTCCGCGCACCCATCGATGACGTCTGGACGAGCGTGACGAAGTCCGAGAACACCGCGCGCTGGTTCGGCAACTGGGAAGGCGACGCCGGTCCGGGCAAGATCGTGCGGCTGCAACTGGTCCATGAGAAGGGCCAGCCGTGGACGAACGTGACGATCGAAGAATGCGAGGCGCCGCGCCGCCTCGTCGTCATGATGAAAGATGACTACGGCGAGTGGCGCATCGAGCTGACGTTGACGCAGATGGACGACACGACCGAGATGCGCTTCGTGCAGCACCTGAGCGACCGGAAACTCGCGGGCGACGTAGGGCCGGGCTGGGAATACTATCTCGACATGCTGGTCGCGGCGCGCGAGGGCAAGGCGCTGCCGTCGTTCGAAGACTACTACCCGGCGCAGAAGGCACACTACCTGGACGGCGCATAA
- a CDS encoding protein-L-isoaspartate O-methyltransferase family protein encodes MSGFATARQKMVDGQVRPSDVTDIRIIDAMLAVPREAFVPETKQALAYLDLDLDVSEGGSAKRFLIKPAVLAKMLQAAEIRESDRVLVVGCATGYAAAVIARFAAQVTATESDSALAAKAQAILVGNGCGNVTVRTAAPADGDPANAPYDVIVLNGATEIVPERLYGQLRNDGRLVGVFAISQPARATMVTCSHGDFGHRTLFDAVAPVLPGMELVPAFVF; translated from the coding sequence ATGTCCGGTTTTGCGACCGCGCGCCAGAAAATGGTCGATGGTCAGGTGCGTCCGAGCGACGTGACCGATATCCGAATTATCGATGCCATGCTCGCGGTGCCGCGCGAGGCCTTCGTTCCCGAAACCAAGCAGGCGCTGGCCTATCTGGACCTCGATCTCGACGTCAGCGAAGGGGGCTCGGCCAAGCGCTTCCTGATCAAGCCGGCCGTGCTGGCGAAGATGCTGCAGGCGGCCGAGATCAGGGAGAGCGATCGCGTCCTCGTGGTCGGCTGCGCCACCGGATACGCCGCCGCCGTGATTGCCCGATTCGCTGCCCAAGTGACCGCGACGGAGAGCGATTCGGCGCTGGCGGCGAAGGCGCAGGCGATTCTGGTCGGAAATGGCTGCGGAAACGTCACGGTCCGGACTGCGGCACCGGCCGATGGCGACCCGGCGAACGCGCCCTACGATGTCATTGTGCTGAACGGCGCAACCGAGATCGTGCCGGAGCGACTCTACGGGCAATTGCGCAATGATGGCCGATTGGTGGGCGTTTTTGCGATATCGCAGCCCGCGCGGGCCACCATGGTGACCTGTTCGCATGGCGATTTCGGTCACCGGACGCTGTTCGATGCCGTTGCCCCGGTGCTGCCCGGCATGGAACTTGTTCCGGCCTTCGTTTTCTAG